From Ammospiza caudacuta isolate bAmmCau1 chromosome 15, bAmmCau1.pri, whole genome shotgun sequence, a single genomic window includes:
- the MYH7B gene encoding myosin-7B, producing the protein MDKLSLLDMSEFGEAAPYLRKSYTEQLKLQTVPFDGKKRAWIPDEKEAYIEVEIKESSGGKVTVETKDKETRVVKEDEVQPMNPPKFDMIEDMAMLTHLNEASVLYNLKRRYSHWMIYTYSGLFCVTINPYKWLPVYTAPVVAAYKGKRRSEAPPHIYSIADNAYNDMLRNRENQSMLITGESGAGKTVNTKRVIQYFAIVAALGDTPGKKLAALATKTGGTLEDQIIEANPAMEAFGNAKTIRNDNSSRFGKFIRIHFGPSGKLASADIDIYLLEKSRVIFQQPKERSYHIFYQILSGKKPELQDMLLLSLNPYDYHFCSQGVTTVDNLDDGEELMATDHAMDILGFSSDEKYGSYKIVGAIMHFGNMKFKQKQREEQAEADGTESADKAAYLMGISSADLIKGLLHPRVKVGNEYVTKGQNVEQVLYAVGALAKATYDRMFKWLVTRINKTLDTKLARQFFIGVLDIAGFEIFDFNSFEQLCINFTNEKLQQFFNHHMFVLEQEEYKKEGIEWVFIDFGLDLQACIDLIEKPMGILSILEEECMFPKASDMTFKSKLYDNHIGKSPNFQKPRPDKKRKYEAHFEVVHYAGVVPYNIVGWLDKNKDPLNETVVSVFQKSQNKLLASLYENYVGSASEEPHKPGTKEKRKKAASFQTVSQLHKENLNKLMTNLRSTQPHFVRCIIPNETKTPGAMDSFLVLHQLRCNGVLEGIRICRKGFPNRILYAEFKQRYRILNPAAIPEDKFVDSRKATEKLLSSLELDHAQYKFGHTKVFFKAGLLGLLEEMRDERLAKVLTMLQARIRGFLMRVEYQKIISRREALYTIQWNIRAFNAVKNWSWMKLFFKIKPLLKSAQTEKEMSNLKEEFQKLKEALEKSEAKRKELEEKQVSMIQEKHDLALQLQAEQDNLADAEERCDLLIKSKIQLEAKVKELQERVEDEEEMSSELTAKKRKLEDECAELKKDIDDLEITLAKVEKEKHATENKVKNLIEEMAGLDEIIAKLTKEKKALQEAHQQALDDLQAEEDKVNTLTKAKVKLEQQVDDLESSLEQEKKVRMDLERAKRKLEGDLKLSQESVMDLENDKQQLDEKLKKKDFEMSQLNSRIEDGQVMEAQLQKKIKEVQARVEELEEELEAERAARAKVEKQRAEASRELEELSERLEEAGGSTATQLELSKKREAEFLKLRRDLEEATLQHEATAAALRKKHADSVAELGERIDGLQRVKQKLEKEKSEMKMEIDDLSSNVEYITKSKANAEKLCRTYEDQLNEAKARVDELQRQLTDVNAQRGRLQTENGELTRLLEEKESFINQLSRGKVSFTQSIEELKRQLEEETKGKNALAHALQASRHDCDLLREQYEEEGEAKSELQRNLSKANAEVAQWRTKYETDAIQRTEELEEAKKKLATRLQEAEEAVEAAHAKCSSLEKTKHRLQTEIEDLSVELERANSACAALDKKQRNFDRILAEWRQKHEESQVELEASQKEARSLSTELFKLKNAYEESLDNLETLKRENKNLQEEIADLTDQISLGGKTIHELEKVKKVLESEKSDIQAALEEAEGALEHEESKTLRIQLELNQIKADMDRKLAEKDEEFENLRRNHQRAMDSMQASLDAEARAKNEAVRLRKKMEGDLNEMEIQLNHANRQAAEFQQLGRQLQAQIKDLQMELDDTQRHNDDLKEQVGALERRSNLLLAEVEELRAALEQAERSRKLAEQELLETTERVTLLHSQNMGLINQKKKLEADVSQLSGEVEDAVQECRNAEEKAKKAITDAAMMAEELKKEQDTSAHLERMKKNMEQTIKDLQMRLDEAEQIALKGGKKQIQKLEARVRELEGELDGEQKKMAEAQKGIRKYERRIKELSYQAEEDRKNLARMQDLIDKLQSKVKSYKRQFEEAEQQANSNLVKYRKVQHELDDAEERADIAESQVNKLRARSRDVVISKH; encoded by the exons ATGGACAAGCTGTCTCTGCTGGACATGAGCGAGTTTGGGGAGGCTGCTCCGTACCTGCGGAAAAGCTACACGGAGCAGCTGAAGCTCCAGACCGTCCCGTTCGATG ggaAGAAGCGAGCTTGGATCCCAGATGAGAAAGAAGCCTATATCGaagtggaaataaaagaaagctcTGGTGGCAAAGTCACTGTGGAAACCAAAGATAAGGAA ACACGGGTGGTGAAGGAGGACGAGGTGCAACCCATGAACCCCCCCAAGTTTGACATGATTGAGGACATGGCCATGCTGACACACCTCAACGAGGCCTCAGTGCTCTACAACCTGAAGCGCCGCTACTCCCACTGGATGATCTAC ACCTACTCGGGGCTCTTCTGTGTCACCATCAACCCCTACAAGTGGCTGCCGGTGTACACGGCGCCCGTGGTGGCAGCCTACAAGGGCAAGCGGCGCTCGGAGGCCCCGCCGCACATCTACTCCATCGCCGACAACGCCTACAATGACATGCTCCGCA ACCGTGAAAACCAGTCCATGCTCATCAC CGGAGAATCTGGTGCTGGTAAGACTGTAAACACCAAGCGGGTCATTCAGTACTTTGCCATTGTCGCAGCCTTGGGCGACACACCGGGCAAGAAATTA GCAGCTCTTGCCACTAAAACTGGG GGCACCCTCGAGGATCAAATCATCGAGGCTAACCCCGCCATGGAGGCTTTTGGCAATGCCAAAACCATAAGGAACGACAACTCCTCGCGTTTT GGCAAGTTCATCCGGATCCACTTTGGTCCCTCAGGGAAATTGGCCTCTGCAGACATTGACATCT ATCTTCTGGAAAAATCCAGAGTGATTTTCCAGCAACCCAAAGAGCGGAGCTACCACATCTTCTACCAGATCCTGTCTGGGAAGAAACCAGAACTGCAAG atatgctgctgctgtccctcaaCCCCTATGATTACCACTTCTGCTCCCAGGGGGTGACAACAGTGGACAACCTGGATGACGGCGAGGAGCTCATGGCCACAGAT CACGCCATGGACATCCTGGGCTTCAGCAGTGATGAGAAATACGGCTCCTATAAAATAGTGGGGGCCATCATGCACTTTGGGAACATGAAATTCAAGCAAAAGCAGCgggaggagcaggcagaggctgaTGGCACTGAAA GTGCTGACAAAGCTGCCTATCTCATGGGAATCAGCTCAGCTGACCTCATCAaggggctgctccatcctcGTGTCAAAGTGGGCAATGAGTACGTGACCAAAGGGCAGAACGTGGAGCAG GTGCTGTATGCTGTGGGGGCCCTGGCCAAAGCCACCTATGACCGCATGTTCAAGTGGCTGGTGACCCGCATCAACAAGACCCTGGACACCAAGCTGGCCAGGCAGTTCTTCATTGGGGTGCTGGACATTGCAGGCTTTGAGATCTTTGAT TTCAACAGCTTTGAGCAGCTGTGCATCAACTTCACCAATGAGAAACTGCAACAGTTCTTCAACCACCACATGTTtgtcctggagcaggaggaataCAAGAAGGAAGGCATTGAATGGGTCTTCATTGACTTTGGCCTGGACCTGCAGGCCTGCATTGACCTGATTGAGAAG cccatgggaatCCTGTCCATCCTGGAAGAGGAGTGCATGTTCCCCAAGGCCTCTGACATGACCTTCAAGTCCAAGCTCTACGACAACCACATCGGGAAGTCGCCCAACTTCCAGAAGCCGCGGCCGGATAAGAAGCGCAAGTACGAGGCGCACTTTGAGGTGGTGCACTACGCTGGTGTG GTGCCATACAACATCGTGGGGTGGCTGGACAAGAACAAGGACCCCCTGAACGAGACAGTGGTGTCCGTCTTCCAGAAATCCCAGAACAAGCTCCTGGCCTCCCTCTATGAGAACTATGTGGGCTCTGCTTCAG AGGAGCCTCACAAGCCAGGGACCAAGGAGAAACGTAAGAAGGCAGCTTCTTTCCAAACGGTGTCCCAGCTGCACAAG GAGAACCTCAACAAGCTGATGACCAACCTGCGCTCCACCCAGCCCCACTTCGTGCGCTGCATCATCCCCAACGAGACCAAGACCCCAG GAGCCATGGATTCCTTCCTGGTGCTGCACCAGCTGCGCTGCAATGGGGTGCTGGAAGGGATCCGCATCTGCCGCAAGGGCTTCCCCAACAGGATCCTCTATGCAGAGTTCAAGCAGCG CTACCGTATCCTCAACCCAGCAGCCATTCCAGAAGACAAGTTTGTGGACAGCAGGAAGGCCACAGAGAagctgctgagctccctggAGCTGGACCATGCACAGTACAAGTTTGGCCACACCAAG GTTTTTTTCAAGGCTGGTTTGCTGGGCTTGCTGGAGGAGATGCGAGATGAACGTCTGGCCAAGGTGCTGACAATGCTCCAGGCCAGGATCCGGGGGTTCCTCATGCGTGTGGAGTATCAGAAGATCATCAGCAGGAG GGAAGCCCTCTACACCATCCAGTGGAACATCCGTGCCTTCAATGCTGTCAAGAACTGGTCCTGGATGAAGCTGTTCTTCAAGATCAAGCCTTTACTCAAGTCTGCTCAGACTGAGAAGGAGATGTCCAACCTGAAGGAGGAATTCCAGAAGCtgaaggaggctctggagaagTCTGAGGCTaagaggaaggagctggaagagAAGCAAGTCTCCATGATCCAGGAGAAGCACgacctggctctgcagctgcaggca gagcaggacaACCTGGCAGATGCAGAGGAGCGCTGTGACCTGCTCATCAAGTCCAAGATCCAGCTGGAGGCCAAGGTGAAGGAGCTGCAAGAGCGtgtggaggatgaggaggagatgAGCTCAGAGCTCACTGCCAAGAAACGCAAGCTGGAGGATGAGTGTGCAGAGCTGAAGAAGGACATTGATGACCTGGAGATCACGCTGGCCaaggtggagaaggagaaaCATGCCACAGAGAACAAG GTTAAAAACTTGATTGAGGAGATGGCTGGTCTAGATGAGATCATTGCCAAGCTGACAAAGGAGAAGAAAGCCCTGCAAGAGGCCCATCAGCAGGCCCTGGATGACCTGCAGGCTGAGGAGGACAAGGTCAACACACTGACCAAAGCCAAGGTCAAACTGGAGCAGCAAGTGGATGAT CTGGAAAGTTCTCTTGAGCAAGAAAAGAAGGTCCGCATGGACCTGGAGAGAGCCAAGAGGAAGCTTGAAGGAGACCTGAAGCTGTCACAAGAGTCTGTGATGGATCTGGAGAATGACAAGCAGCAACTGGATGAGAAGCTCAAGAA GAAAGACTTTGAGATGAGTCAGCTGAACTCAAGGATTGAAGATGGGCAAGTGATGGAGGCCCAGCTGCAGAAGAAGATCAAGGAGGTCCAG GCACGcgtggaggagctggaggaggagctggaggccGAGCGAGCCGCGCGGGCCAAGGTGGAGAAGCAGCGTGCGGAGGCGTCgcgggagctggaggagctgagcGAGCGGCTGGAGGAGGCGGGCGGCAGCACGGCCACgcagctggagctcagcaagAAGAGGGAGGCCGAGTTCCTGAAGCtgaggagggacctggaggaggCCACGCTGCAGCACGAGGCCACGGCGGCCGCGCTCAGGAAGAAGCACGCGGACAGCGTGGCCGAGCTGGGCGAGCGCATCGACGGCCTGCAGCGCGTCAAGCAGAaactggagaaggagaagagcGAGATGAAGATGGAGATTGATGATCTCTCCTCCAACGTTGAGTACATCACCAAGAGCAAG GCCAACGCAGAGAAGCTGTGCCGCACCTACGAGGACCAGCTGAACGAGGCCAAGGCCAGAGTGGACGAGCTGCAGCGGCAGCTGACGGACGTGAACGCGCAGCGGGGCCGGCTGCAGACTGAGAACG GGGAGCTCACCCGActgctggaggagaaggagtcCTTCATCAACCAGCTGAGCCGTGGCAAGGTCTCCTTCACACAGAGCATTGAGGAACTCaagaggcagctggaggaagagaCCAAG GGCAAGAACGCCCTGGCCCATGCCCTGCAGGCCTCCCGGCACGACTGTGACCTGCTGCGGGAGCAGTACGAGGAGGAGGGCGAGGCCAAGAGCGAGCTCCAGAGGAACTTGTCCAAAGCCAACGCTGAGGTGGCCCAGTGGAGAACCAAGTACGAGACTGATGCCATCCAGAGgactgaggagctggaggaagccAA GAAGAAGCTGGCCACGcggctgcaggaggcagaggaggccGTGGAGGCCGCCCATGCCAAGTGCTCCTCGCTGGAGAAGACCAAGCACCGGCTGCAGACCGAGATCGAGGACCTGTCGGTGGAGCTGGAGCGCGCCAACTCGGCCTGCGCCGCCCTGGACAAGAAGCAGAGGAACTTCGACAGGATCCTGGCAGAGTGGAGGCAGAAGCACGAGGAGAGCCAGGTGGAGCTGGAGGCGTCGCAGAAGGAGGCGCGCAGCCTGAGCACGGAGCTCTTCAAGCTCAAGAACGCCTACGAGGAGTCCCTGGACAACCTGGAGACCCTTAAGAGGGAGAACAAGAACCTGCAGG AGGAAATTGCTGATTTGACTGACCAGATCAGTCTGGGAGGCAAAACCATCCATGAGCTGGAGAAGGTGAAGAAAGTGCTGGAAAGTGAGAAGAGCGATatccaggcagctctggaggaggctgag GGAGCCCTGGAGCACGAGGAGAGCAAGACCCTGCGCATCCAGCTGGAGCTGAACCAGATCAAGGCTGACATGGACAGGAAGCTGGCAGAGAAAGACGAGGAGTTTGAGAACCTGAG GCGCAACCACCAGCGCGCCATGGACTCCATGCAGGCCTCGCTGGACGCAGAGGCCCGGGCCAAGAACGAGGCTGTGAGGCTGAGGAAGAAGATGGAGGGGGACCTGAACGAGATGGAGATCCAGCTGAACCACGCCAACCGCCAGGCTGCCGAGTTCCAGCAGCTGGGCCGCCAGCTCCAGGCCCAGATCAAG GACCTGCAGATGGAGCTGGATGACACCCAGCGCCACAATGATGACCTGAAGGAGCAGGTGGGGGCCCTGGAGCGCCGCAGcaacctgctgctggcagaggtggAGGAGCTGCGGGCGGCGCTGGAGCAGGCCGAGAGGAGCAGgaagctggcagagcaggagctgctggaaaccACCGAGAGGGTCACCCTGCTCCACTCCCAG AACATGGGGCTGATCAACCAGAAGAAGAAGCTGGAGGCAGATGTCTCCCAGCTGAGTGGTGAGGTGGAGGATGCGGTGCAGGAGTGTCGCAACGCCGAGGAGAAGGCAAAGAAAGCCATCACAGAT GCTGCCATGATGGCAGAAGAGCTGAAGAAGGAGCAGGACACAAGCGCACACCTGGAGCGCATGAAGAAGAACATGGAGCAGACCATCAAGGACCTGCAGATGCGCCTGGACGAGGCAGAGCAGATTGCCCTCAAGGGGGGCAAGAAGCAGATCCAGAAGCTGGAGGCCAGG GTGCGGGAGCTGGAGGGAGAGCTGGATGGGGAGCAGAAGAAGATGGCAGAGGCCCAGAAGGGCATTCGCAAGTACGAGCGCAGGATCAAGGAGCTGAGCTACCAG GCTGAGGAGGACCGGAAGAACCTGGCTCGGATGCAGGACCTGATAGACAAGCTGCAGAGCAAGGTCAAGAGCTACAAGCGCCAGTTTGAGGAGGCA gagcagcaggccaACTCCAACCTGGTGAAGTACCGCAAGGTGCAGCACGAGCTGGACGACGCCGAGGAACGCGCCGACATCGCCGAGAGCCAGGTCAACAAACTGCGCGCCCGCAGCAGGGACGTGGTCATCTCCAAG cATTAG